The bacterium nucleotide sequence TATTATCCTTATATCCCTTAAATAAGTCCGTATTTTAAAAATACGACTTTATTTTTTTACTTTAAAATCTGCTAAAGATGCAAAGGGGTTGTGTGTGGCTTTGGCTTGGCCATTTTGTTTTGGTTTTGCTGGAGACCCCCCGGAGCGTTGTCCAGGATTGTATTTTCTTGGCCCTTTATGTCTACCAGGTGAACTGTTTGCTGCTGATTGCTTGTGACTTTGCTGATGATCTCCCTGCTCAGACAAGCGCATGCTCAAGGCAATTTGTTTTTTATCTAAATTGACTTCCATCACTTTGACCGTGACATGGTCACCCGGACTCACCACATCTCTGGGATCTTTAACAAAATCATGCGACATTTGTGAAATATGCACCAAGCCATCTTGATGCACACCAATATCGACAAAGGCACCAAAATTGGTGACATTGGTGACAATTCCTGGACAGATCATGTCGGCAACCAAATCTTTGACTTCACTGATATCATCTCGGTAAGAAAATGCGGCAAAGCTCTCACGCGGATCACGGCCTGGTTTTTCCAGCTCCTTAAGCACGTCTTCATAAGTATATTCACCCATGAGCTCTTTTAAGTTTTTGCCGTGTTCACTGGCGCGCAAGGCTTTTACGCCAGCAGGGCCCATTAAACTTTTTAAGGTCTGACCCATTTTTTCTGCCACTTCTGTTAAAACAGCATAGCGCTCGGGATGAACCCCTGTATTATCTAGTGGGTGCTTGGCTTGCGGAATCCGTAAAAATCCAGCGGCCTGCTCTAAAGTTTTTTCTGTGAAGCGTGAAACCTTGAGCAAATCTTGCTTGGAGGTAAATAGACCGTTTTTCTCTCTATGTTCAACAATGGTTTTTGCGAGTCCTGGCCCAATGCCGGCTACACGCGACAGCAGATGGTAGGATGCTGTATTCAAATCCACACCCACGGAGTTCACACAAACGTCCACCACCAAGTCCAAGCGTTTTTTTAGGGCTATTTGTGAGACGTCATGCTGGTATTGCCCCACCCCAATGCTTTTTGGCTCAATTTTAACCAACTCCGCCAAAGGGTCTTGTAAGCGACGGGCTATGGATATAGCACCACGCACGGTGACATCCAGCTTGGGAAACTCTTCTCTGGCCGTTTCACTGGCACTGTAAATACTGGCCCCAGACTCATTGACCATGGTCACATCCACTTTAACACCGGCATCTTTTAAAGTTTTGCGAACAAAACTCTCCGTTTCTCTACCGGCGGTGCCATTTCCCACAGCAATGGCTTTGATGTCATAGGCAGCAATAACTGCCAACAAGCCTTTGGCCGCTGCTTGTTTATTGGCTTCTGTATTAAGATGCATAACTGCATCAGACACGTATTTACCGGCAGCATCAATCACTGCCAATTTGCATCCCGTTCTTATCCCAGGGTCTACTCCCAGAACTGCTTTAGAACCAAATGGCGCAGCCAACAATAACTTCTTCACATTTTCTGCAAACACTGTGATGGCTGCCAAGTCCGCCGATTCACGCAGGGTTTTATGCACTTCATTTTCTATACTTGATAAAACATAGACCTTTAAGGCCATGCGCGCTGCTCTGTGCAATAAATCTTTGCCCAAAAAGCCGTCCTTTGTACAGGCTTCTTGTTGATAGAGCTCCAACAAGACCTCTTCCATGCTTTGCGCACTGTCTGGCGCAAACTCAAACTGAATGGCCAATTCTTGCTCCATCCAACCCCTGCGTATGGCCAAATAACGGTGGGAGTTGTTGGCTTCCATGAGCCTTTGTACAGACTCGGCAAATTCAAAATAAGGTTCAAATTTGCTATGCGGCTTGGCATTTTTGCCTTTTTCACTATGCAAAAAGGCTTTATCAAAAACAATGTTTCTTACTTTTTGCTTCAGATCTGCATTTTCACTCAACCGTTCAATCAAAATATCTTGAGCACCTTTGATGGCGTCTTCGGCAGTGTTGATTTTTTTATCGGCATTGATGTAAGCCAAGGCCACTTTATCCGGTGTCTCACCCTCTTTTGCTTCACAGTTTCCGTGCCCACAGTCCCACAACCAATTGGCAAAAGGCTCTAAGCCCGCTTCTTTGGCCAAAGTGGCTTTGGTTTTTTTCTTTTGTTTGTAAGGTAAATACAAATCTTCCAAAACCGACAGTTCAAAACTGCTTTCAATTTTCTTTTTTAAGGCGTCTGTTAGTTTATCTTGTTTTTTAATCTCGTCTAATATGTAGGCCTGACGTTTAAGTACAGTTTCATAATTTTCTTTGGCATCCAAAACGGCTTGAATGGCCACTTCATCCAGCCCCCCTGTTTTTTCTTTACGATAACGGGCAATAAATGGCAGCGTTGCCCCTTCTGCACTCAATTCCAATACGGCATTGGCGGCTTTAAAACTAATTCCAGGGCATGCTTGCTTGATCCATATTTCAAAATTCATGAGAAGGCATATTAAAGATCAAGACCAATTTGGCAAGACTATACCGTAAAAAAGATAATATTTTATGTTTACTCGTTACAAAAGATGATTTTTATAGACTATGTTTATGACTTGATAATTTTTATTAATTTTCTTTTTATGATGTTTACAGCTACTTAACTAGTCATTATTCAACTTATTTCAATGGGGATATCATGAGAAATTTATATCTAGGACTTTTAACAGTTTTGTCAGCTTTTGTTTTTACCAGTGATGCTTATGCTCAGGGAGCCATTCATGGCGTTGCATCTTACGCCCAACACAAGCACAGCTATCTTATTGATAAAAACATGGATTACAGCAAAGACGATCAACTGCGCCTACAAGCCAATTTCTCACGTTTTTTGGGTGACTGGACCATCAGCGTTGTGTTTAGCCAGGACAGCCGTAACCAAACCTTGAACATAACCATTAATGATTTTGAAAAAGTTCCTGGTCAAGACCATGTATGGCAAAATGCCCAAGAAATTTGGTTGTATGGCCAAACCTTTCGTTTAAGAGCTGTGGTTGATCAAAACAATCGTTATTTAACCCTTTACATTGAAGACCCTGAAATGGATAGCCGACAAAATGAGCCTGAAATTCTAGGCTATCATACTGTGATGCAGGCTAGCGCTCACTACTAAACAATTAAACACACTGAAGAACAAGCCGCTCTACTGGTTTTTAATGACCACTTTGTTGTTTAAGGCATTGCTGTGGGGTTTTTCACCTAGAGGGAAGTTTTCGGCCAAAGCTATACTCAACCCATTTATACTTTGACACAGCGCCTTTTGTAGCTTTTTATGTTTCAATAAGGGCAATGCTTCAGCAAGCACTTGCTCAAACAAGACTTGCTTAATTTTGATTTGAACATCTTGATTGCATAACAAAACTATCTGGCGTTCCATCAACGATACATAAATTAAAATGCTTGGATGCTGGTCAATACCATGCTCAAAATACGCCAAGCGCGCAGCTTGTTCAACGGAATACGCTTGATCATTTTTTGCAGTAAGCCTGCGTGCTAAGCCTATATTTTCACTTAAACTGTAGGCCAAGATTATAAGAATGGTCATCAGCAAGGCATGCATGCCACCAGTCCATACGCCAATGTTGGGCAAGGGAATAAAAAAAACTGCTCCCAAGTAAAGACTTAAAAACACTAAACTTAACAGGGGGAAGACATGGCCTAAGGTGCTTGAACTTTTGACCACAACCGGAAAAAAATCAAGCGCACATTTTTTTTCTGCATCCATAACAGCCTGCTCAATGGCTTGAGAGAAATTATCTTTAACCCAGCCTTGAATCCACAGGGGCTGTTGTTCATTTTTTTGCATAACCTATACTCCTTACCATGAGCCTGAGCTTCCACCGCCAGAAA carries:
- a CDS encoding RNA-binding transcriptional accessory protein translates to MNFEIWIKQACPGISFKAANAVLELSAEGATLPFIARYRKEKTGGLDEVAIQAVLDAKENYETVLKRQAYILDEIKKQDKLTDALKKKIESSFELSVLEDLYLPYKQKKKTKATLAKEAGLEPFANWLWDCGHGNCEAKEGETPDKVALAYINADKKINTAEDAIKGAQDILIERLSENADLKQKVRNIVFDKAFLHSEKGKNAKPHSKFEPYFEFAESVQRLMEANNSHRYLAIRRGWMEQELAIQFEFAPDSAQSMEEVLLELYQQEACTKDGFLGKDLLHRAARMALKVYVLSSIENEVHKTLRESADLAAITVFAENVKKLLLAAPFGSKAVLGVDPGIRTGCKLAVIDAAGKYVSDAVMHLNTEANKQAAAKGLLAVIAAYDIKAIAVGNGTAGRETESFVRKTLKDAGVKVDVTMVNESGASIYSASETAREEFPKLDVTVRGAISIARRLQDPLAELVKIEPKSIGVGQYQHDVSQIALKKRLDLVVDVCVNSVGVDLNTASYHLLSRVAGIGPGLAKTIVEHREKNGLFTSKQDLLKVSRFTEKTLEQAAGFLRIPQAKHPLDNTGVHPERYAVLTEVAEKMGQTLKSLMGPAGVKALRASEHGKNLKELMGEYTYEDVLKELEKPGRDPRESFAAFSYRDDISEVKDLVADMICPGIVTNVTNFGAFVDIGVHQDGLVHISQMSHDFVKDPRDVVSPGDHVTVKVMEVNLDKKQIALSMRLSEQGDHQQSHKQSAANSSPGRHKGPRKYNPGQRSGGSPAKPKQNGQAKATHNPFASLADFKVKK